In Taeniopygia guttata chromosome 2, bTaeGut7.mat, whole genome shotgun sequence, one genomic interval encodes:
- the LOC100190410 gene encoding putative guanylate kinase protein produces the protein MLVNLSSTRSSPGICTGQVKGPCRPCRPRTRSVSSMSTSRA, from the exons ATGCTGGTGAATTTATCGAGCACGCGGAGTTCTCCGGGAATATGTACGGGACAAG TAAAGGGGCCGTGCAGGCCGTGCAGGCCCAGAACCAGATCTGTGTCCTCGATGTCGACATCCAGGGCGTGA